One segment of Brassica napus cultivar Da-Ae chromosome C3, Da-Ae, whole genome shotgun sequence DNA contains the following:
- the LOC106436528 gene encoding uncharacterized protein LOC106436528, translated as MGRARSFIKRNYGRLASLWRLGSSVKDHRRQAITSKKWPSKPENDPPITFSPDDAIGVHLPHNDPLLVEVGIAKCDVAKVLVDTDSSVDLIIRDTLDKMGVDLRDMNPSSRSLTGFNVASEMMIGTIKLRSTHAGTPWLHSIKAISLTYHQCVKFPRQSGQVQTLQGDQQAARDLLITTVKLRQSTPRINAIAKQIQSQKDEILVVTIDESDQSKVVRVYAFLSEEMQRAIIDFLKQNASTFAWTTSDMKGINPAITSHVLNVDPNIKPIRQKRRKLGPERSKAINEEVERLLAAGSITEVRCLEWLANPVVVKKKNGKWRVCVDFTDLNKACPKDSYLLPQIDRLVESTAGNELLTFMDAFSGYNQIMMYPDDREKTAFITDRGTYCNKVMPFGLKNACATYQ; from the exons ATGGGTCGAGCGCGCTCCTTTATCAAACGTAATTATGGGAGGCTCGCCTCCTTGTGGCGACTCGGTTCGTCAGTCAAAGACCATCGACGACAGGCAATAACCTCGAAGAAATGGCCATCGAAACCTGAGAATGATCCCCCGATCACTTTCTCACCTGACGATGCCATCGGCGTCCACCTACCTCATAATGACCCCCTACTCGTCGAAGTAGGAATCGCGAAGTGTGACGTCGCCAAAGTTCTGGTCGATACCGACAGTTCGGTCGATCTCATCATTCGTGATACACTCGATAAGATGGGAGTCGACCTGCGCGATATGAATCCATCATCTCGCTCCCTCACGGGATTCAACGTAGCTTCCGAAATGATGATCGGAACAATCAAGCTCCGGTCTACGCATGCCGG GACCCCCTGGTTACATTCGATAAAGGCAATATCATTGACGTATCACCAGTGCGTGAAGTTCCCTCGACAAAGTGGTCAAGTACAAACGCTTCAAGGAGACCAGCAGGCCGCGCGTGACCTACTAATTACAACGGTGAAGCTGCGACAATCGACTCCTCGAATCAACGCAATAGCAAAGCAAATCCAATCTCAAAAAGATGAGATTCTAGTAGTAACGATTGACGAATCCGACCAAAGCAAAGTAGTCCGAGTCTACGCTTTCCTCTCCGAAGAAATGCAACGCGCGATCATCGACTTCCTGAAGCAGAACGCATCGACATTCGCTTGGACAACATCAGATATGAAGGGAATAAATCCCGCCATAACGTCTCATGTGTTGAATGTAGATCCAAACATCAAGCCTATTCGCCAGAAAAGACGCAAGCTTGGCCCTGAACGAAGCAAGGCCATCAACGAGGAAGTCGAGCGACTGCTCGCAGCCGGTTCAATCACCGAGGTGCGCTGCCTGGAGTGGTTGGCTAACCCGGTTGTcgtcaagaagaagaacggAAAATGGCGTGTATGCGTCGACTTTACCGATTTAAACAAGGCTTGCCCCAAAGACAGTTACCTGCTTCCGCAGATCGATAGATTAGTCGAATCGACTGCTGGAAACGAGCTCCTGACCTTCATGGATGCTTTCTCGGGCTACAATCAGATCATGATGTACCCGGATGATCGAGAGAAGACAGCGTTCATTACTGATAGAGGGACGTACTGCAACAAAGTGATGCCATTCGGTCTTAAGAACGCCTGTGCGACTTACCAATGA